In the Sebastes fasciatus isolate fSebFas1 chromosome 20, fSebFas1.pri, whole genome shotgun sequence genome, one interval contains:
- the ddit4 gene encoding DNA damage-inducible transcript 4 protein — protein sequence MPALSAPTDTISSSSSPSSPVDTSPRRMSWGKLVQRLADFSTSANNSSIESGSNNGSRSDLSDSGSDAGDLSPCNEDLFYDPMEETILKEVVDLIAGSLKEAKDSDCALRCTKLLIPEKLLEHIGQELLHLAASEPCGLRGALIDLCVEQGANSYESMAQLSVDPYLVPTFQLTLVLRLESGGLWPKIQGLFSTKSPSTPVVRQAIKLSTGFRVIKKKLYCSEELLIEEC from the exons ATGCCTGCTCTTTCTGCACCCACTGAtaccatcagcagcagcagctcaccttcTTCTCCAGTGGACACCAGTCCCAGGAGGATGTCCTGGGGTAAACTGGTGCAAAGATTGGCTGATTTCAGCACATctgcaaacaacagcagcatAGAGTCTGGGTCCAACAATGGCAGCAGGAGTGATCTCTCAGACTCAG GGTCAGACGCCGGTGACCTGTCTCCCTGTAATGAAGACCTGTTCTATGACCCAATGGAGGAGACCATCCTGAAAGAAGTAGTGGACCTGATTGCAGGGAGTTTGAAAGAAGCCAAAGACTCAGACTGCGCCTTGCGATGCACCAAACTGCTCATCCCCGAGAAACTTCTGGAGCACATCGGACAGGAGCTCCTTCACCTGGCAGCTAGCGAGCCCTGCGGCTTACGAGGGGCCCTCATTGACCTTTGCGTGGAGCAAGGGGCCAACTCCTACGAGAGCATGGCACAGCTCTCCGTGGACCCCTACCTTGTCCCCACCTTCCAGCTGACTCTGGTGTTGAGGCTGGAGTCTGGCGGGCTGTGGCCCAAGATCCAAGGACTTTTTAGCACAAAGTCTCCCTCCACTCCAGTAGTGAGACAAGCTATTAAACTAAGCACTGGTTTCCGAGTGATCAAGAAGAAACTGTATTGTTCCGAAGAACTGCTCATTGAGGAATGTTGA
- the dnajb12b gene encoding dnaJ homolog subfamily B member 12b, protein MEVNRDEAERCIDIATAALTNEQPDKAQRFLEKAQRLFPTEKARVLLELIAKNGFNPRQGGPRQRQTNSGDTRPEDKPSDTPKSYSADQLEAVRRIKQCKDYYEILGVQADAPEDELKRSYRKLALKFHPDKNHAPGATEAFKAIGNAYAVLSNANKRQQYDQCGEERRHPSSQGPENENFEPDISPEDLFNMFFGGGYPSSNANVYTNGRMRYQRPQRREQQRDGGLALFMQVMPILILVIVSALSQIMVNNPAYSLSYRPSAGYTQKRLTQNLKVPYYVGEQFSREFSGLNLKNLERTVEDDYISNLRNNCWKEKQQKEGMLYRARYFGDNDLYQRAQRARTPSCAKLSEITASLHD, encoded by the exons ATGGAGGTAAACAGGGACGAAGCGGAGCGCTGCATCGATATCGCTACTGCGGCGTTGACCAACGAGCAGCCGGACAAAGCGCAGAGGTTCCTGGAGAAGGCGCAGAGACTGTTCCCGACGGAGAAAGCGAGAG TGCTGCTGGAGCTGATAGCAAAGAATGGATTTAATCCGAGACAAGGCGGGCCTCGACAGCGGCAGACCAACAGCGGAGACACCAGACCTGAAGATAAGCCTTCAGATACCCCAAAATCCTACTCGGCAGACCAGCTAGAGGCTGTGAGGAG GATAAAACAATGTAAAGACTACTATGAAATTCTCGGGGTCCAGGCAGACGCCCCTGAGGACGAACTCAAAAGATCTTATAGGAAACTTGCTTTGAAATTCCATCCAGACAAGAATCACGCTCCAGGTGCTACAGAGGCGTTTAAAG CTATTGGGAACGCGTATGCTGTTCTGAGTAATGCCAACAAAAGACAACAGTATGATCaatgtggagaggagaggaggcatcCGTCGAGTCAGGGCCCAGAAAATGAAAACTTCGAGCCAGATATTTCACCTGAGGACCTCTTTAACATGTTCTTTGGAGGAGGTTACCCGTCAA GTAATGCTAATGTGTACACTAACGGGCGGATGCGTTACCAAAGGCCACAGAGAAGAGAGCAACAGCGGGAT GGAGGCCTTGCTCTCTTCATGCAGGTCATGCCCATCCTCATCCTGGTTATCGTGTCGGCCCTCAGTCAGATCATGGTCAACAACCCCGCTTACAGCCTCAGCTACAGGCC GTCAGCAGGTTACACACAGAAGAGGCTGACACAGAACCTGAAGGTGCCGTATTATGTGGGGGAGCAGTTCTCCAGGGAGTTCAGCGGACTGAATCTGAAGAACTTGGAGCGGACGGTGGAGGACGATTATATTTCCAACCTTCGTAACAATTGCTGGAAGGAGAAACAACAGA AGGAAGGCATGCTTTACAGAGCTCGCTATTTCGGAGACAATGATCTGTACCAAAGAGCACAGAGGGCTCGCACGCCGAGCTGCGCCAAGCTGTCCGAGATCACAGCTTCGTTACACGATTGA
- the scd gene encoding acyl-CoA desaturase, with amino-acid sequence MTEAEASLEKKQQLQRNKSSNGHVLAETSRIEDVFDHTYKEKEGPKPPSIIVWKNVFMMTLLHIGALYSVCLIPSASPLTLLWSVLCFLISALGVTAGAHRLWSHRSYKASLPLKIFLGFANSMAFQNDIFEWARDHRVHHKYSETDADPHNAVRGFFFAHIGWLMLRKHPDVLEKGRKLELKDLMADKVVMFQRKYYKPSVLLMCFFVPMFVPWYLWGESLWVAYFVPALLRYTLVLNATWLVNSAAHMWGNRPYDKNINPRENKFVTFSAIGEGFHNYHHTFPFDYATSEFGCKLNITTCFIDVMCYFGLATDRKRVSHELVQARLQRTGDGSPRSG; translated from the exons ATGACGGAGGCGGAGGCGTCGTtggagaagaagcagcagctgcagcgcaATAAGTCGAGCAATGGACATGTTCTTGCAGAGACATCCAGAATAGAAGATGTGTTTGATCACACATACAAAGAGAAAGAAGGCCCCAAACCTCCCTCAATCATCGTCTGGAAAAATGTCTTCATGATGACTCTATTGCATATAGGTGCTCTGTACAGCGTGTGCCTCATCCCTTCAGCATCTCCTTTGACCTTGCTCTGGT ctgtactttgtttttTGATAAGTGCTTTAGGAGTAACTGCAGGAGCTCATCGCCTGTGGAGTCACAGATCCTACAAGGCCTCATTACCTCTAAAGATCTTTCTCGGCTTTGCTAACTCCATGGCGTTTCAG AATGATATCTTTGAGTGGGCTCGAGACCACAGGGTTCACCACAAGTATTCCGAGACAGACGCTGACCCTCACAACGCCGTGCGGGGCTTCTTCTTCGCTCACATCGGCTGGCTGATGCTGCGCAAACACCCCGACGTCCTCGAGAAAGGACGCAAGCTGGAACTAAAGGACCTGATGGCCGACAAAGTTGTGATGTTTCAAAGGAA GTATTACAAGCCGTCTGTGCTGCTCATGTGCTTCTTCGTCCCCATGTTCGTGCCTTGGTACCTGTGGGGGGAGTCTCTGTGGGTGGCCTACTTCGTCCCGGCCCTGCTGAGGTACACCCTGGTGCTGAACGCCACCTGGCTGGTCAACAGTGCGGCCCACATGTGGGGGAACAGGCCCTACGACAAGAACATCAACCCCAGGGAGAACAAGTTTGTCACGTTCAGCGCCATAG GTGAGGGATTCCACAACTATCACCACACGTTCCCCTTTGACTATGCAACCAGCGAGTTTGGCTGCAAGTTGAACATTACCACTTGTTTCATCGACGTCATGTGCTACTTTGGCCTGGCCACGGACCGCAAGAGGGTGTCCCACGAGCTGGTCCAGGCCCGATTACAGCGCACCGGAGACGGGAGCCCCCGGAGTGGCTAA